A window of Sodalis praecaptivus genomic DNA:
AGGGCTTTCTCGATGTGGAAGGCGATCCGCAGTGCATACAGCAGTTCGCCGCGCTGCTGGATATGGCTGAATTTGACGCGGCGGAGCTGCTGGCGCCCTGGGTCGGCGATATTGCCGCTGAAGGCGTCACCCAAGCGGTCGCGCGCCGGCTGACCGAGGCGCGGCGGCTGTTGCGCACCGGCCAGGGGCGGGTGGCGCAGGCGATGACCGACGAATGGCGCCTGGCGCCTTCGGCTCTGGAACTGGCGTGGTTTTGCGACGAAGTGGATGATGTCACCCGGGCCGGTGAAAATCTGGCGGCCCGCTTGGATAAACTGGAGGCCAGCAGATGATATTCGGGGAGATCCGCCGCCTCTATCTGATTATTCGCGTCATGCTCAGCTACGGACTGGATGAGCTTATCCCGAAAACGCGGTTGACGCTGCCGCTGCGGCTGGGACGCAATTTGCTGTTTTGGATGCCGAACAACCATGGGCAGCGCATGCTGGGCGAACGTTTGCGCCTGGCGTTGCAAGAGCTGGGACCGGTATGGATTAAGTTCGGCCAAATGCTCTCGACCCGCCGCGATCTGTTCCCGCCGGCCATCGCCGATCAATTGGCGATGCTGCAAGATAGGGTGCAGCCTTTTGACGGTGCCCTCGCGCGCGCGCATATCGAACGCTCGATGGGGCAGCCGCTGGAAAACTGGTTCGACGATTTCCAGCAGGAGCCGCTGGCTTCCGCCTCCATCGCGCAAGTGCATACCGCCCGGCTGAAAAACGGCAAAGAGGTGGTTATCAAGGTGATCCGCCCGGATATTTTACCGATGATCAAGGCCGATATGCGGCTGATGTACCGGCTGGCCAGCTGGGTGCCGCATTTGCTACCGGACGGTCGGCGGTTGCGGCCGGTGGAGGTCGTGCTGGAGTATGAAAAAACCCTGCTCGATGAGCTCAATCTGCTGCGCGAGGCGGCCAACGCCATCCAGCTGCGACGAAATTTCGAGGGTAGCCCGATGCTCTATATTCCGGAGGTCTATCCGGATTATTGCAGCGAAACCATGATGGTGATGGAGCGCATCTATGGCGTGCCGGTCAACGATGTGGCCGCGCTGGAGAAGCAGGGCACCAACATGAAGCTGCTGGCGGAGCGCGGGGTACAGGTCTTTTTTACCCAGGTTTTTCGTGATAGTTTTTTCCATGGCGATATGCATCCGGGCAACATTTTCGTCAGTTTTGAACACCCGGAGAATCCCCAATATATCGGTATCGACTGCGGCATCGTCGGGTCGCTGAACAAAGAAGATAAGCGCTATTTGGCGGAAAATTTTATCGCCTTTTTCAACCGCGATTATCGCAAGGTGGCGGAGCTGCACGTGGATTCCGGCTGGGTGCCGCCGGATACCAATGTCGAAGATTTCGAGTTTGCTATTCGTACCGTCTGCGAGCCTATTTTTGAAAAGCCGCTGGCGGAGATTTCATTTGGTCACGTGCTGCTGAATCTGTTTAACACCGCGCGTCGCTTTAATATGGAAGTGCAACCGCAGCTGGTTTTGCTGCAAAAAACGCTACTGTATATTGAAGGCGTCGGGCGACAGCTTTATCCCCAGTTGGATTTGTGGAAAACGGCCAAGCCCTTTCTGGAAGAGTGGATCAAGGATCAGGTTGGTCTGCCGGCTATTCTGCGCGCGCTGAAGGAGAAGGCGCCCTATTGGGCGGAGAAATTGCCCGAATTGCCCGAACTCGTCTATGACGGTTTCAAGCAACATCGCCTGTTGCAGAAAAGTGTCGATCGCCTGTCGGTGGAAATGCGGGTTCATCATGTGCGACAAAGCCAATCCCGTTTTTTGTTTGGCATTGGCGCCACGCTGCTGCTCAGCGGCACGTTTTTAATGACGCAAAGCGCTGACGAAGGCTCTCTGCCGGCCTGGCTTATGGCCGCCGGTATCGTCAGTTGGATTATCGGCTGGAGACGCACCGCGTAGCCGTCGGTGGAACTATAACCGGGTTTTACCCCCTTTACAGAGGTAAATTTATGGGCGGTATCAGCATTACACAATTATTGATCA
This region includes:
- the ubiJ gene encoding ubiquinone biosynthesis protein UbiJ: MLLMPLISATLEAVLKRLLYQDRAMSAARERLKGKVLRFELAEWETPVILVFGERQVDVLNAWDDVADCTVRTRLATLPALLERQRLTQLIKQGFLDVEGDPQCIQQFAALLDMAEFDAAELLAPWVGDIAAEGVTQAVARRLTEARRLLRTGQGRVAQAMTDEWRLAPSALELAWFCDEVDDVTRAGENLAARLDKLEASR
- the ubiB gene encoding ubiquinone biosynthesis regulatory protein kinase UbiB, translating into MIFGEIRRLYLIIRVMLSYGLDELIPKTRLTLPLRLGRNLLFWMPNNHGQRMLGERLRLALQELGPVWIKFGQMLSTRRDLFPPAIADQLAMLQDRVQPFDGALARAHIERSMGQPLENWFDDFQQEPLASASIAQVHTARLKNGKEVVIKVIRPDILPMIKADMRLMYRLASWVPHLLPDGRRLRPVEVVLEYEKTLLDELNLLREAANAIQLRRNFEGSPMLYIPEVYPDYCSETMMVMERIYGVPVNDVAALEKQGTNMKLLAERGVQVFFTQVFRDSFFHGDMHPGNIFVSFEHPENPQYIGIDCGIVGSLNKEDKRYLAENFIAFFNRDYRKVAELHVDSGWVPPDTNVEDFEFAIRTVCEPIFEKPLAEISFGHVLLNLFNTARRFNMEVQPQLVLLQKTLLYIEGVGRQLYPQLDLWKTAKPFLEEWIKDQVGLPAILRALKEKAPYWAEKLPELPELVYDGFKQHRLLQKSVDRLSVEMRVHHVRQSQSRFLFGIGATLLLSGTFLMTQSADEGSLPAWLMAAGIVSWIIGWRRTA